The Acidobacteriota bacterium nucleotide sequence CCGATACCGAGGCGGCGGGCGGCCTCGAGCTTGTCGCCGTTGAAAACGCGGATGGTCGCCAGGATCGCCTGTTTTTCAAGTTCGGCCATGGGGACGATCTGCGGGCCACCGGCGGCGGCGGGCGTGGCGGTGGGCATGGCGGTGAGGAACATCTCCGAATTCTGCAACGCGGTTGGCAGGTCGCCGAGATGGACGATCGGGCCGGAGCTCAGCGCACAGGCGCGCTCCAGGCAATTCTCCAGCTCGCGGACGTTGCCGGGCCAGTCATAACCCATCAGCCTTTGCAGCGCATTATCGCTGATGGTGCGCTCCACGCCCGCGGCGCGCGACATGCGCTCGAGGAAGCGGCCGACCAGCAGCGGGATATCCTGCTTGCGCTCGCGCAGCGGCGGAATGCGCAGGTTCACCACCGCCAGGCGGAAGAACAGGTCTTTGCGGAAGGTGCCTTGCGCGCACGCAGCCTCGAGGTTGCGATTGCTGGCCGCGAGGATGCGGGCGTTGATGGGCACGCGCCGCGTGCTGCCCACGGGACGGATCTCTTTCTCCTGCAGCGCGCGCAGCAGCTTCGATTGCAAGTCGATGGGCAGTTCGCCGATCTCATCGAGGAACACGGTGCCACCCTGCGCGATCTCGAGCAGGCCTTGCTTGGTGCGCGAAGCTCCGGTGAACGCGCCCTTCACGTGCCCGAACAGCTCGCTCTCGATCAGGGTGGGGACGAGCGAGCCGCAATCCACCGGAAGAAAAGGCTTGTCGCGGTGCGGGCCAGAACTATGGATGGCGCGCGCCACCAACTCCTTCCCGGTCCCACTCTCGCCCAGCACCAGCACCGGATGCGCGCTGACCGCGACTTTCGAGATGATGCGGTAGAGCTTCTCCATCTCCGGAGAAGCGCCCACGATGTTGGCAAAGCCGTCTTTTGAGCGCAGCTTCGCGCGCAGTACACGGTTCTCGCCCAGGATCTTCACGTGCCCCTTCACTCGCTCGAGCAGCAAGCGCAGCCGCTCCCGCTCGAACGGCTTGGTGAGGTAGTCATAAGCGCCAAAGCGCATGGCCAGCACCGCGTTCTGGACCGTAGCAAAGCCGGTCATCAGGACCACTTCCGCTTGCGGCCGGCGCTGTTTGATCTCGCGCAGCACCTCGAGGCCGCTGCCATCGGGCGACCGCAGGTCGAGCAGCACCACGTCGATGGGTTGCTGTTCCAGGGTCTCGTAGGCGGCGAGCGCATCCGGCACCAGGTGCGGAATGAAGCCCAGCCCACTGGCGACCTCGCGGCATACCTCGCGGGAGGCGCGATCGTCATCCACGATCAAAACGTTCAATGCCTCCGCGCTGACCCGCGGAGATGCGTTTGCCGGAGCGGCCGTGCTTGCCTGAGTTGCGGTTGCTGTGACCATGATTCCCTCGCCGGAG carries:
- a CDS encoding sigma-54 dependent transcriptional regulator, with protein sequence MNVLIVDDDRASREVCREVASGLGFIPHLVPDALAAYETLEQQPIDVVLLDLRSPDGSGLEVLREIKQRRPQAEVVLMTGFATVQNAVLAMRFGAYDYLTKPFERERLRLLLERVKGHVKILGENRVLRAKLRSKDGFANIVGASPEMEKLYRIISKVAVSAHPVLVLGESGTGKELVARAIHSSGPHRDKPFLPVDCGSLVPTLIESELFGHVKGAFTGASRTKQGLLEIAQGGTVFLDEIGELPIDLQSKLLRALQEKEIRPVGSTRRVPINARILAASNRNLEAACAQGTFRKDLFFRLAVVNLRIPPLRERKQDIPLLVGRFLERMSRAAGVERTISDNALQRLMGYDWPGNVRELENCLERACALSSGPIVHLGDLPTALQNSEMFLTAMPTATPAAAGGPQIVPMAELEKQAILATIRVFNGDKLEAARRLGIGKTTLYRKLKEYGTLL